Proteins encoded within one genomic window of Bacillus sp. SM2101:
- a CDS encoding flagellar brake domain-containing protein, giving the protein MLKVGDTIILSQTSDEQTDTYKCRIVELNKKYIYIDYPINTSTGKSAFFTNGTHFNAKYIRKDQQVYTFKTHITGKTKQQIPMITLEKPAKDKFVKIQRRQFVRIETSVDVAVHPKYDDFPPFLTVTSDLSAGGAALIMPQGVEVAPDTEMSVWFVLPYQSGEYKYLKIPCNVIRVVGEDDNDRKKATINFLDMKETERQMLIRYCFEQQVAMRKR; this is encoded by the coding sequence ATGTTGAAAGTAGGGGATACGATTATACTTTCTCAAACAAGTGATGAACAGACAGATACATATAAATGTAGAATTGTTGAGTTGAATAAAAAATACATCTATATTGATTATCCAATTAATACGTCAACAGGAAAATCAGCATTTTTTACGAACGGTACTCACTTTAATGCTAAATACATAAGAAAAGATCAGCAAGTTTATACATTTAAAACACATATTACTGGCAAAACTAAACAACAAATTCCTATGATTACGTTAGAAAAGCCAGCAAAGGACAAGTTTGTAAAGATACAAAGAAGACAATTTGTTAGAATTGAGACTTCTGTCGATGTTGCGGTACATCCTAAGTATGATGACTTTCCTCCTTTTTTAACTGTTACGAGTGATTTAAGTGCAGGTGGAGCAGCCTTGATTATGCCTCAAGGTGTAGAGGTTGCACCTGATACAGAGATGTCAGTATGGTTTGTTCTTCCTTACCAGTCAGGAGAGTATAAATATTTGAAAATTCCATGTAATGTCATTCGGGTAGTTGGAGAGGATGATAATGACAGAAAAAAAGCGACAATTAATTTTCTTGACATGAAAGAAACCGAACGCCAAATGCTGATTAGATACTGCTTTGAACAGCAAGTAGCCATGAGGAAAAGATAA
- the ypeB gene encoding germination protein YpeB encodes MIRGIIIGILTLGVASVSYWGYQEHREKNAILIQAENNYQRAFHDLTFQLDLLQDKIGTTLAMNSPLSLSPALAEVWRITSEAHSDVGQLPLTLLPFNKTEEFLSKIGEFSYRTAIRDLNNQPLSKDEYETLKVLYGNAAEIQNELRKVQYLVLENNLRWMDVELALSTGDEQMDNTIIDGFKTVEKNVEGYSETNMGPTFTSLNMKNEGLEQIKGEKIDEAKAQKIAIDFLGLKGDEKIKISENADGSNYDFYSLTIEDNKNKANTYMDITKKGGYPIWVIQDREVKEQQVSLNDAANKAATFLKENKFENQQLFESAQYANIGVFTFVTERDGVRIYPDSINMKVALDKGNIIGFSARDYLTAKRDRDIPQATLTVEKAKENINPDVTIMEERQAIIVNNLGEEVLCFEFIGTIDSDTYRIFINAENGFEEKVEKLKNAEPIYEQL; translated from the coding sequence TTGATTAGAGGAATAATAATAGGAATATTAACATTAGGTGTAGCGAGTGTATCGTACTGGGGGTATCAGGAACATAGAGAAAAAAACGCAATTTTAATTCAGGCAGAAAATAATTATCAACGTGCATTTCATGACTTAACTTTTCAACTTGATTTGCTACAAGATAAGATAGGAACAACATTAGCTATGAATTCTCCTTTATCGCTTTCTCCTGCACTAGCGGAAGTATGGAGAATTACATCAGAAGCACATTCTGATGTAGGGCAATTACCTTTGACGTTATTACCTTTTAATAAAACGGAAGAATTTTTATCAAAGATTGGTGAATTTAGCTATCGAACTGCGATTAGAGATTTAAATAATCAGCCATTATCAAAGGACGAATATGAGACATTAAAAGTGCTTTATGGAAATGCTGCTGAGATTCAAAATGAGCTAAGAAAAGTACAATACCTTGTGTTAGAAAATAACTTACGGTGGATGGATGTTGAATTAGCATTGTCTACCGGCGACGAGCAAATGGATAATACGATTATAGATGGGTTTAAGACAGTAGAAAAAAACGTCGAAGGCTATTCGGAAACAAATATGGGACCAACATTTACGAGTTTAAATATGAAAAATGAAGGCTTAGAGCAAATAAAAGGTGAAAAGATTGATGAAGCCAAAGCTCAAAAAATTGCGATTGACTTTCTTGGTTTAAAGGGAGATGAGAAAATAAAGATTAGTGAAAATGCTGACGGTTCAAACTATGATTTTTATAGCTTAACAATCGAGGATAACAAAAATAAAGCTAATACGTATATGGACATAACTAAAAAAGGGGGCTACCCTATTTGGGTGATTCAGGACCGAGAGGTTAAAGAACAACAAGTAAGTTTAAATGATGCAGCTAATAAAGCAGCTACATTTTTAAAAGAGAATAAGTTTGAAAACCAGCAGCTTTTTGAGAGTGCTCAATATGCAAATATAGGAGTGTTTACGTTTGTTACCGAGAGGGATGGTGTAAGAATTTATCCTGATTCAATAAATATGAAAGTAGCCCTAGATAAAGGGAATATTATTGGATTCTCTGCTCGGGATTATTTAACGGCTAAGAGGGACAGGGACATCCCACAAGCAACATTAACAGTAGAAAAGGCAAAAGAAAATATAAACCCTGATGTAACAATAATGGAAGAGAGACAGGCGATCATTGTAAATAACTTAGGAGAGGAAGTTTTGTGCTTTGAGTTTATAGGTACGATCGACTCAGATACTTATCGAATCTTCATAAACGCAGAAAATGGTTTCGAAGAAAAAGTTGAAAAACTAAAAAATGCAGAGCCAATCTACGAACAGCTTTAA
- the sleB gene encoding spore cortex-lytic enzyme codes for MLTNTSPIVTNAFSNQVIQKGAVGDDVIELQSRLQFIGFFKGKIDGVFGWGTYWAVREFQSEFGLPVDGIAGPSTKDKLANASKFNKDFVYEQINKGNHFTHYGNVDLEKQVKQKKQQKESKPAKKSQKGTAPKKSTAMNIPSGYSQNDIQLMANAVYGESRGEEYIGQVAVAAVILNRVESSSFPNTVSGVIFEPRAFTAVADGQIWLTPNEKAKEAVLDAINGWDPSENALYYFNPDTATSEWIWTRPQIKKIGKHMFCK; via the coding sequence ATGCTTACAAACACTTCACCGATCGTCACAAATGCTTTTAGTAATCAAGTCATACAAAAAGGTGCTGTCGGTGACGACGTTATAGAATTGCAATCTCGCTTACAATTCATAGGTTTTTTTAAGGGGAAAATAGATGGAGTATTTGGATGGGGCACATATTGGGCTGTACGTGAATTTCAATCTGAGTTTGGATTACCAGTCGATGGTATAGCAGGACCTAGTACAAAAGATAAGCTAGCTAATGCCTCAAAATTTAATAAAGATTTTGTTTATGAACAAATTAATAAAGGAAATCATTTTACTCATTATGGAAACGTTGATTTAGAAAAGCAAGTAAAACAAAAAAAGCAGCAAAAAGAGTCTAAACCAGCGAAGAAATCGCAAAAAGGAACGGCACCTAAAAAGTCAACTGCAATGAATATTCCAAGCGGTTACTCGCAAAATGATATTCAACTCATGGCGAATGCAGTATATGGAGAATCTCGAGGAGAGGAATATATCGGGCAAGTAGCAGTGGCCGCAGTCATTTTAAATCGAGTAGAAAGCAGTTCCTTTCCAAATACAGTCTCAGGTGTCATATTTGAACCTAGAGCATTTACAGCAGTTGCTGACGGTCAAATATGGTTAACTCCTAATGAAAAAGCGAAAGAAGCTGTTTTAGACGCAATAAATGGATGGGATCCTTCAGAAAATGCACTTTATTATTTTAACCCAGATACAGCAACAAGTGAATGGATTTGGACCCGTCCACAAATCAAAAAAATTGGTAAACATATGTTTTGTAAGTAG
- the prsW gene encoding glutamic-type intramembrane protease PrsW, translating into MIAVVSAGIAPGLALLCYFYLKDDYEVEPISMVVRSFIFGAILVFPIMFIQYVIHEEYNISSNFIDSFLVTGLLEEFIKWFILFYTVYQHIEFDEVYDGIVYGVSVSLGFATVENILYLFAQGVETAIMRAMLPVSSHALLGVVMGYYLGKARFSEETSKNKWLILSLVTPFMLHGLYDYIILIAQQLVQEKWILFIIPFMIFLWWLGLRKVKKARAIKHIY; encoded by the coding sequence ATGATAGCGGTTGTTTCCGCAGGTATTGCTCCTGGCCTAGCTTTGTTATGTTATTTTTATTTAAAAGATGATTATGAGGTTGAGCCTATATCTATGGTTGTAAGATCTTTTATTTTTGGCGCAATCTTAGTTTTTCCTATTATGTTTATTCAATATGTAATTCATGAAGAATATAATATCAGCTCAAATTTTATTGATTCATTTCTCGTAACAGGCTTACTTGAGGAATTTATTAAATGGTTCATATTATTTTATACAGTATATCAACATATAGAATTCGATGAGGTTTATGATGGAATTGTTTACGGTGTAAGTGTTTCATTAGGGTTTGCAACTGTCGAAAATATATTATATTTATTTGCGCAGGGGGTAGAGACTGCAATTATGAGAGCGATGTTACCTGTCTCAAGTCATGCACTGCTAGGGGTTGTGATGGGGTATTATTTAGGTAAGGCACGTTTTTCCGAGGAAACGAGCAAAAATAAATGGTTAATCCTGTCTCTGGTGACCCCGTTTATGCTACATGGATTATACGATTATATCATTTTAATAGCACAACAATTAGTACAAGAAAAGTGGATTTTATTTATCATCCCTTTTATGATATTCCTATGGTGGTTAGGTTTACGCAAGGTGAAAAAAGCACGTGCTATCAAACATATATATTAG
- a CDS encoding asparaginase, giving the protein MKKILIIHTGGTISMKEDEKTGNVAPDEINPLHDSTPSLSDIAQVQVIELFHLPSPHITPIEMLQLKQQIEEKVVSDCIEGVVVTHGTDTLEETAYFLDLTIQVDVPIVITGAMRSSNEIGADGLYNLISSVKVASSEDARGKGVLVVLNDEIHTAKNVTKTHTSNIATFQSPQYGPIGIVTKRGVFFHHIPSSRDKFSIKSIQKNVVLLKAYAGMDDSIFNAIKSIQLDGLVIEALGQGNLPPNTVGRLQDLIEDNIPIVLVSRCFNGIVQDIYGYKGGGKELKNLGIIFSNGLNGQKARIKLMIALEVTNNHEQINNFFS; this is encoded by the coding sequence GTGAAAAAGATATTAATTATTCATACTGGTGGTACCATTTCTATGAAAGAGGATGAAAAAACAGGCAATGTTGCACCTGATGAAATAAACCCATTGCATGATAGTACACCATCTTTATCTGATATCGCACAGGTCCAGGTAATAGAACTATTTCACCTTCCTTCACCTCATATCACGCCTATTGAAATGCTACAGCTTAAACAACAAATTGAAGAGAAAGTAGTTAGTGACTGTATTGAAGGCGTAGTTGTCACACATGGAACGGATACATTAGAAGAAACCGCGTATTTTCTTGATTTAACTATACAAGTTGACGTGCCAATTGTCATTACAGGTGCGATGAGGTCAAGTAACGAAATTGGTGCAGATGGTTTATATAATTTAATTTCATCAGTTAAAGTTGCATCAAGTGAAGATGCTAGAGGGAAAGGTGTGTTAGTTGTTCTGAATGATGAAATTCATACTGCCAAAAATGTTACAAAGACACATACTAGCAATATTGCGACCTTCCAAAGTCCACAATATGGTCCAATTGGCATCGTTACAAAAAGGGGGGTGTTTTTCCACCACATTCCTTCTAGCCGAGATAAATTTTCTATCAAAAGCATTCAGAAGAACGTTGTATTATTAAAAGCTTATGCAGGTATGGATGATTCAATATTTAACGCGATTAAATCAATTCAACTTGATGGCTTAGTTATTGAAGCATTAGGTCAAGGTAACCTTCCCCCTAACACTGTAGGTAGACTACAAGATCTTATTGAAGATAACATACCAATCGTGTTAGTTTCTCGCTGTTTCAATGGGATTGTACAAGATATTTATGGATATAAAGGTGGTGGGAAAGAATTAAAGAATCTTGGTATTATCTTTTCTAATGGACTAAATGGTCAAAAGGCAAGAATTAAATTGATGATCGCTTTAGAAGTTACTAACAATCATGAACAAATTAACAACTTTTTTTCATAA
- a CDS encoding YpdA family putative bacillithiol disulfide reductase has translation MQKEDVIIVGGGPCGLAAAISLQSKGFSPLIIEKGNIVNAIYHYPTHQTFFSSSERLEIGDVPFITENRKPVRNQALAYYREVVIRKNLRVNTFEKVAKISKSNRGVIEVVTSNQTYETTNVIIATGYYDHPNFMNVPGEELEKVHHYFKEAHPYFDTDVVVIGGKNSAVDASLELVKAGARVTVLYRGNEYSNSIKPWILPEFDGLIRDGVIKMEFGAHVTQITEDKVFYHVNNEEKCVKNDFVFAMTGYHPDHAFLKNIGIDIDVKTGRPVFHPDTMETNVSSVFVAGVIAAGNNANEIFIENGRFHGEQIASYLKKK, from the coding sequence ATGCAAAAGGAAGACGTAATAATTGTAGGTGGTGGACCATGTGGTTTGGCGGCAGCTATATCGCTACAATCTAAGGGTTTTTCTCCACTTATTATTGAAAAAGGTAATATTGTTAATGCAATTTATCATTATCCTACACACCAAACCTTTTTTAGTTCTAGTGAAAGGTTAGAGATAGGAGATGTACCTTTTATAACAGAAAACCGTAAGCCAGTTAGAAACCAAGCATTAGCTTATTATCGAGAAGTAGTCATTAGAAAAAATTTACGAGTGAATACATTTGAAAAAGTAGCTAAAATTTCAAAAAGTAACCGTGGAGTTATAGAAGTAGTTACTTCTAATCAAACATATGAGACAACAAATGTGATCATTGCAACAGGATATTATGACCATCCAAATTTCATGAACGTACCAGGCGAAGAACTAGAAAAAGTACATCATTATTTTAAGGAGGCTCACCCCTACTTTGACACGGATGTTGTAGTTATTGGAGGCAAGAATTCTGCGGTGGATGCTTCGCTTGAGCTTGTTAAAGCTGGTGCAAGAGTGACAGTGTTGTATAGAGGTAATGAATACTCAAATAGTATTAAACCATGGATATTGCCAGAATTCGATGGCTTAATTCGAGATGGTGTTATTAAGATGGAATTTGGAGCTCACGTTACACAAATTACTGAAGATAAAGTATTTTATCATGTTAATAATGAGGAAAAATGTGTAAAAAATGATTTTGTATTTGCGATGACAGGCTATCATCCAGATCATGCATTTTTGAAAAATATCGGAATAGATATAGATGTGAAAACTGGACGACCTGTTTTTCACCCAGACACGATGGAAACAAACGTGTCAAGTGTTTTTGTGGCAGGTGTCATAGCAGCCGGAAATAACGCAAATGAAATATTTATAGAAAATGGACGTTTTCATGGAGAACAAATTGCATCATATCTTAAAAAAAAATAG
- a CDS encoding Glu/Leu/Phe/Val dehydrogenase, producing the protein MVADNNTAGEHGKEDKLDVLKSTQTVIHKALDKLGYPEEVYELLKEPIRMMTVKIPVRMDDGSVKIFTGYRAQHNDAVGPTKGGIRFHPNVTEKEVKALSIWMSLKCGIVDLPYGGGKGGIVCDPRDMSFRELERLSRGYVRAISQIVGPTKDIPAPDVFTNSQIMAWMMDEYSRIDEFNSPGFITGKPLVLGGSHGRESATAKGVTICIREAANKKGIDIEGARVVVQGFGNAGSYLSKFMNDAGAKIVGISDAYGALYDPDGLDIDYLLDRRDSFGTVTKLFNNTITNKELLELDCDILVPAAIENQITEQNAHNIKASIVVEAANGPTTIEATEILSKRDILLVPDVLASAGGVTVSYFEWVQNNQGYYWTEEEVEEKLEKVIVKSFNNIYETSKTRRVDMRLAAYMVGVRKMAEASRFRGWI; encoded by the coding sequence ATGGTAGCCGATAATAACACCGCTGGTGAGCATGGTAAAGAAGACAAACTAGATGTCCTAAAATCAACACAGACTGTAATACATAAAGCTTTAGATAAGTTAGGATATCCTGAAGAAGTTTATGAGCTATTAAAAGAACCAATTCGTATGATGACAGTGAAAATTCCGGTAAGAATGGATGATGGGTCAGTTAAAATTTTTACTGGTTATCGAGCACAACATAATGATGCAGTCGGACCAACAAAAGGGGGTATTCGATTTCATCCAAATGTAACTGAAAAAGAAGTTAAAGCGCTGTCAATTTGGATGAGTTTGAAGTGTGGTATTGTTGATTTACCTTATGGTGGAGGAAAGGGAGGCATCGTTTGTGATCCTCGAGATATGTCTTTTCGAGAATTAGAGCGGTTAAGTAGAGGGTATGTACGTGCCATTAGTCAAATTGTCGGACCTACAAAAGATATTCCAGCACCTGATGTATTTACCAATTCACAAATCATGGCTTGGATGATGGATGAATATAGCCGCATAGATGAATTTAATTCACCAGGATTTATTACTGGAAAGCCTTTAGTATTAGGTGGCTCACACGGTCGTGAATCTGCAACAGCTAAAGGGGTTACAATCTGTATACGTGAAGCCGCTAACAAAAAAGGTATTGATATTGAGGGTGCCCGAGTAGTAGTTCAAGGGTTTGGTAATGCAGGGAGCTATTTATCAAAGTTCATGAATGATGCAGGCGCAAAAATTGTAGGTATTTCAGATGCATATGGCGCTCTTTATGATCCAGATGGTTTAGATATTGATTACTTACTTGACAGAAGAGACAGCTTCGGAACAGTAACGAAGCTATTTAATAATACAATTACGAATAAAGAATTATTGGAACTTGATTGTGATATATTGGTACCAGCTGCAATTGAAAATCAGATTACTGAGCAAAACGCTCATAATATTAAAGCTAGTATTGTTGTAGAAGCTGCTAATGGTCCTACGACAATTGAGGCGACTGAAATATTATCAAAACGTGATATACTACTTGTTCCTGACGTATTAGCAAGTGCAGGTGGTGTTACAGTATCGTATTTTGAATGGGTACAAAATAATCAAGGTTATTATTGGACAGAAGAGGAAGTAGAAGAAAAGCTTGAGAAAGTAATTGTGAAATCATTTAATAATATATATGAAACATCAAAAACGCGCAGAGTCGATATGAGGCTAGCTGCATATATGGTTGGCGTTCGTAAAATGGCGGAAGCCTCACGCTTTCGTGGCTGGATTTAA
- a CDS encoding genetic competence negative regulator, translating to MRLERLNYNKIKIFLTFDDLVDRGLTKDDLWQDSIKVQQLFRDMIDEASEELGFEANGSIAVEIFSIPAQGMVVIVTKDHADVDVDDEFLDDYIEMKVTLDESDDLFYEFSSIEDVIQLAGRLFLLNITDGKLYSYNNRFYIHFDEKIDLYKEHFIAVVAEFGNPATITTHRVHEYGKLLMDENAIQQLYEYFIKK from the coding sequence ATGAGACTCGAGCGTTTGAACTACAATAAGATTAAAATTTTCCTAACATTTGATGATTTAGTCGATCGTGGTTTGACAAAAGATGATCTATGGCAGGATTCTATAAAAGTCCAGCAATTATTCCGTGACATGATTGATGAAGCAAGTGAAGAGCTGGGTTTTGAAGCAAATGGATCAATAGCAGTTGAAATATTCTCCATACCAGCTCAAGGGATGGTCGTTATTGTAACGAAAGACCATGCAGATGTGGATGTAGATGATGAATTTTTAGATGACTATATCGAAATGAAGGTTACTTTAGATGAAAGCGATGATTTATTTTATGAGTTTTCATCAATTGAAGATGTTATTCAGTTAGCAGGACGACTATTTTTGTTAAACATTACCGACGGAAAATTATATTCGTATAATAATCGTTTTTATATTCACTTTGATGAAAAAATTGACTTGTATAAAGAGCATTTTATCGCAGTTGTAGCTGAGTTTGGAAATCCTGCAACGATTACTACACATCGTGTTCATGAATACGGTAAGTTGCTAATGGATGAAAATGCCATACAGCAACTTTATGAGTATTTTATCAAAAAGTAA
- a CDS encoding metallophosphoesterase, translating into MIFFVITIILLGFLISYMFYEAFQNNVREITLEFNTFPASIDSFKMFFISDIHRRNIADEIINKVKGEVDCVVIGGDLMEKGVPFSRVKANLQKLKEVGPIYFVWGNNDYEVDYHQLDALLLDYGVKILDNTAETLESAQGEKIIMIGVDDMTYMRDRVDLALLDAEQDGFKILISHNPKIIQKITMEDDIKLILSGHTHGGQIRFLKWGLYEKGKLRKVDSTNILVSNGYGTTGLPLRLGAPSETHLITLKKCDE; encoded by the coding sequence ATGATTTTTTTTGTTATCACAATAATTTTATTAGGATTTTTAATTAGCTATATGTTTTATGAGGCGTTTCAAAACAATGTGAGAGAAATTACTCTTGAATTCAACACCTTTCCTGCTAGCATAGATTCATTTAAGATGTTTTTTATTTCAGATATTCATCGTAGAAATATTGCTGACGAGATTATTAACAAAGTTAAAGGGGAAGTTGATTGTGTAGTCATAGGTGGGGATTTAATGGAGAAAGGTGTCCCCTTTTCTAGAGTAAAGGCTAACCTTCAGAAATTAAAGGAAGTCGGACCGATTTATTTCGTATGGGGAAATAATGATTATGAAGTTGATTATCACCAATTAGATGCCTTACTCCTTGATTACGGAGTGAAAATATTAGACAATACAGCGGAGACCTTAGAATCGGCACAAGGTGAAAAGATTATTATGATTGGTGTCGATGACATGACATATATGCGCGATCGAGTTGATCTAGCACTATTAGACGCTGAGCAAGATGGGTTTAAAATTTTGATAAGTCATAATCCAAAGATTATCCAAAAAATAACGATGGAAGATGACATTAAACTGATTTTGAGTGGACATACTCATGGGGGGCAAATACGTTTTCTTAAATGGGGACTTTATGAAAAAGGCAAATTAAGAAAGGTCGATTCAACCAATATACTCGTTAGTAACGGCTATGGAACGACAGGTTTACCTCTTAGGCTAGGAGCTCCTTCTGAAACACATCTTATAACGTTAAAAAAATGTGATGAATGA
- a CDS encoding CBS domain-containing protein has protein sequence MFVKSLLIPKSKCISVAHDESIQTALKKLNDHQIDALPIVMNESYVGTLTRYQIYESYFQSTYSKEEFLSKTTASELATHQDTYLEGEEVFEKTLVQLKDFPLLAVVDEDKTFLGIVTRYDVLKQFQSAFGMQKPGVRIAFSSVETEGRIARLAEIARSFHEHIISLVTFDETDKLVRRIVMKIEKKDNIDKFVAKLEQSGFRVLDIYED, from the coding sequence ATGTTTGTAAAGAGCCTACTTATCCCAAAAAGTAAATGTATATCGGTAGCTCATGATGAGTCTATCCAAACAGCTTTGAAGAAATTAAATGATCATCAGATTGATGCACTACCTATCGTAATGAACGAAAGTTATGTTGGTACCTTAACCCGATATCAAATATATGAAAGTTACTTTCAATCAACGTATAGCAAAGAAGAGTTTTTATCGAAAACGACAGCAAGTGAATTAGCTACTCATCAGGATACATACCTAGAAGGTGAAGAGGTTTTTGAAAAGACGTTAGTCCAATTAAAAGATTTTCCTTTGCTAGCAGTTGTAGACGAAGATAAAACATTTTTAGGGATTGTCACTCGTTATGATGTATTGAAACAGTTCCAAAGTGCATTTGGCATGCAAAAACCTGGTGTTAGAATTGCGTTTTCATCTGTAGAAACTGAAGGAAGAATAGCTAGGTTAGCAGAAATAGCAAGGAGTTTCCATGAGCACATTATTTCATTGGTCACTTTTGACGAGACAGATAAGTTAGTTCGAAGAATTGTCATGAAAATTGAAAAAAAGGACAATATTGATAAATTTGTTGCGAAGTTAGAGCAATCTGGTTTCCGCGTTCTAGATATATACGAAGACTAA
- a CDS encoding spore coat associated protein CotJA — MVTFRKSYHPYISPHDPCNPIYEKYFVTPPNLYITFQPNRLPQYSAKEALRKGTLWPIFYDPYYGPNEVEERGESQ; from the coding sequence ATGGTTACTTTTAGAAAATCATATCATCCGTATATTAGCCCACATGATCCGTGTAACCCCATATACGAAAAATATTTCGTTACCCCACCTAATCTATATATAACATTCCAACCAAACCGGCTACCACAATATTCAGCAAAAGAAGCATTAAGAAAAGGAACATTATGGCCTATCTTTTATGATCCATACTATGGTCCAAATGAGGTAGAAGAGCGGGGAGAATCACAATGA
- a CDS encoding spore coat protein CotJB, with product MNKQLPEQFYSLMEELQSIDFVLLELSLYLDTHPGDYEAIQQFNHYVTKKHQVTKQLEPIYGPLQQYGNSYAGYPWNWNESPWPWQI from the coding sequence ATGAATAAACAATTACCCGAACAATTTTATTCACTGATGGAGGAACTGCAGTCGATAGATTTTGTGCTCCTTGAATTATCTTTGTACTTAGATACACACCCTGGAGACTATGAAGCAATTCAACAATTCAATCATTATGTAACAAAAAAACACCAAGTAACAAAACAACTTGAGCCTATTTACGGTCCTTTGCAACAATATGGAAATAGCTATGCTGGCTACCCATGGAATTGGAACGAATCTCCTTGGCCATGGCAAATATAA
- a CDS encoding manganese catalase family protein, translating to MWIYEKKLQYPVKVSTCNPELAKYLIEQYGGADGELAAALRYLNQRYTIPDKVIGLLTDIGTEEFAHLEMIATMVYKLTKDATVEQLKAAGLGSHYANHEKALFYENSSGDAFTTSYIAAKGDPIADLYEDIAAEEKARATYQWIINLSDDPDLNDGLRFLREREIIHAQRFREAVEILKEEKDQKRFF from the coding sequence ATGTGGATATATGAAAAAAAACTACAATACCCAGTAAAGGTTAGTACATGTAATCCAGAACTTGCAAAGTACCTCATTGAACAATACGGTGGTGCAGATGGAGAACTCGCTGCTGCACTAAGGTACCTCAATCAAAGGTATACGATTCCTGATAAAGTTATCGGTTTATTAACCGATATTGGTACTGAAGAATTTGCCCATCTAGAAATGATTGCAACGATGGTTTATAAACTTACAAAAGACGCTACTGTTGAACAATTGAAAGCAGCTGGTTTAGGTTCACATTATGCAAACCATGAAAAAGCCTTGTTTTACGAAAACTCAAGTGGTGATGCATTTACGACATCCTATATTGCAGCAAAAGGTGATCCGATTGCTGATCTATATGAAGATATTGCAGCTGAGGAAAAAGCTAGGGCAACTTATCAATGGATTATCAATTTAAGTGACGATCCTGATTTGAATGATGGATTACGTTTTTTGAGAGAAAGAGAAATTATTCATGCGCAACGTTTTCGAGAGGCTGTAGAAATATTAAAAGAGGAAAAAGATCAAAAGAGGTTCTTTTAG
- a CDS encoding YpbF family protein yields MIEEKIKQLHTNTDQVTKQLLQHLVDRKRKFELLKQRVKLLQYTLLFLCIIFFLYILFFIVQPFYYSTSRIMSTFLGDEIHLFVLLTIFSVYGTILYYKKKVDKAEKEFHDLRCEVIRKSIELWPQPIKWHERERVFDLMQTEYDINLYHESK; encoded by the coding sequence ATGATTGAGGAGAAAATAAAGCAATTACATACAAATACAGATCAAGTTACAAAACAATTGCTTCAGCATCTCGTTGATAGAAAACGTAAATTTGAACTTCTGAAACAAAGAGTGAAGCTACTACAGTATACTTTACTATTTCTGTGCATCATATTCTTTCTATATATTTTATTTTTCATTGTACAGCCATTTTATTATTCTACGAGTAGGATCATGTCTACCTTCTTAGGAGATGAAATTCATTTATTCGTATTGCTCACCATATTTTCCGTGTATGGTACAATTCTTTATTATAAAAAGAAGGTTGACAAAGCTGAGAAGGAATTTCATGATTTACGTTGTGAAGTGATAAGAAAGAGTATTGAACTATGGCCACAACCTATTAAATGGCATGAAAGGGAGCGAGTTTTTGATTTAATGCAGACAGAATATGATATAAATTTATACCATGAAAGTAAATAG